A region from the Aeromicrobium choanae genome encodes:
- the folP gene encoding dihydropteroate synthase, translating into MTTSPITGLPQDRCVVMGVVNVTPDSFSDGGRWFDPGAAAEHGLDLVRRGADLVDVGGESTRPGALPVDREEELRRVVPVVRRLADAGVVVSVDTMWSETAEQSIEAGAAIVNDVSGGRADPRMVPLVARADVPFVVMHWRAHSDQMQQHTDYDDVVEDVVSELRSQYAAVCEAGVDPERVILDPGLGFSKTGDQNWTLLAHLERFTDLGRPLLVAASRKGFLGALLADSVGPRPVDGREDATAALSTLAALAGAWGVRVHDPRPSADAVRVAARLRSEAARG; encoded by the coding sequence ATGACGACCTCACCGATCACCGGGCTCCCGCAGGACCGGTGCGTCGTGATGGGGGTCGTCAACGTCACGCCCGACTCGTTCTCCGACGGAGGTCGCTGGTTCGACCCCGGTGCCGCTGCCGAGCACGGCCTCGACCTGGTGCGGCGCGGAGCCGACCTCGTCGACGTGGGCGGTGAGTCCACCCGGCCCGGCGCGCTCCCGGTCGACCGCGAGGAGGAGCTGCGTCGCGTGGTCCCCGTGGTGCGCCGGCTGGCCGACGCGGGCGTCGTCGTCTCCGTCGACACGATGTGGTCCGAGACCGCCGAGCAGTCGATCGAGGCGGGCGCGGCGATCGTCAACGACGTGTCGGGCGGCCGGGCCGACCCGCGGATGGTGCCACTCGTCGCCCGCGCCGACGTCCCGTTCGTCGTGATGCACTGGCGCGCGCACTCGGACCAGATGCAGCAGCACACCGACTACGACGACGTCGTCGAGGACGTGGTCTCCGAGCTGCGCAGCCAGTACGCGGCGGTGTGCGAGGCCGGCGTCGATCCCGAACGCGTCATCCTCGACCCCGGCCTGGGCTTCAGCAAGACCGGTGACCAGAACTGGACCCTGCTCGCGCACCTCGAGCGCTTCACCGACCTCGGCCGGCCGCTGCTCGTCGCCGCCAGTCGCAAGGGCTTCCTGGGCGCGCTGCTGGCCGACTCCGTGGGCCCGCGACCGGTCGACGGGCGCGAGGACGCGACCGCCGCCCTCAGCACGCTCGCCGCCCTCGCTGGGGCGTGGGGCGTGCGCGTGCACGACCCGCGGCCCAGCGCCGACGCCGTGCGCGTGGCGGCCCGACTGCGCTCGGAGGCGGCACGTGGCTGA
- the tilS gene encoding tRNA lysidine(34) synthetase TilS has protein sequence MTRLDPLVARARSLVEPHLAPGAVVAVSGGADSLALAAVVAFFVRRRGVEARAVVVDHGLQVGSADVAAQAAEQCASLGLPATVSTVEVGGLGTGPEDAARVARYRALHREAGRAGLLLAHTLDDQAETVLLGLARGSGPRAIDGMRPVSGRLHRPFLTLRRSETERICALHDLEWWQDPHNDDPSYRRVRVRRELLPLLEEVLGGGVAEALGRTADLVRADADLLDAMASAETPTSGEIADVESFADLDRAVRLRVWRRLAVAAGAAPGELSHAHTLALDGLLHARGGTRIELPGHVAAVREGAGVRFRDER, from the coding sequence GTGACCCGCCTCGACCCGCTCGTCGCGCGGGCGCGGAGTCTCGTCGAGCCCCACCTGGCCCCCGGAGCCGTCGTCGCGGTCTCGGGTGGCGCCGACTCCCTGGCCCTGGCCGCGGTCGTCGCCTTCTTCGTCCGGCGTCGCGGTGTCGAGGCGCGCGCGGTGGTCGTCGACCACGGCCTCCAGGTGGGCTCGGCCGACGTGGCCGCCCAGGCGGCCGAGCAGTGCGCGTCGCTCGGCCTGCCCGCCACGGTCAGCACGGTGGAGGTCGGCGGCCTCGGCACCGGGCCGGAGGACGCCGCGCGCGTCGCTCGCTACCGCGCGCTGCACCGCGAGGCCGGCCGCGCCGGCCTGCTGCTCGCGCACACCCTCGACGACCAGGCCGAGACGGTCCTGCTGGGCCTGGCCCGCGGATCGGGCCCTCGCGCGATCGACGGCATGCGCCCCGTGAGCGGCCGCCTGCACCGGCCGTTCCTCACGCTGCGGCGCTCCGAGACCGAGCGGATCTGCGCGCTGCACGACCTCGAGTGGTGGCAGGACCCCCACAACGACGACCCCTCCTACCGCCGGGTCCGCGTGCGGCGCGAGCTGCTGCCGCTGCTGGAGGAGGTGCTCGGTGGGGGAGTGGCCGAGGCGCTGGGGCGCACGGCCGACCTGGTGCGCGCGGACGCCGACCTCCTCGACGCCATGGCCTCCGCCGAGACGCCGACCTCGGGCGAGATCGCCGACGTCGAGTCGTTCGCGGACCTCGATCGCGCCGTGCGGCTGCGCGTGTGGCGCCGCCTCGCCGTGGCCGCCGGAGCGGCGCCGGGCGAGCTGTCGCACGCCCACACCCTCGCTCTCGACGGCCTGCTGCACGCCCGCGGCGGCACCAGGATCGAGCTGCCCGGCCATGTCGCCGCCGTCCGCGAGGGAGCCGGGGTCCGGTTCCGCGACGAACGATGA
- the folK gene encoding 2-amino-4-hydroxy-6-hydroxymethyldihydropteridine diphosphokinase, which translates to MTEAPTPYELDADTMTGGMRPIRQAVLSIGSNLGDRAGRLQGAVSALEDTPEVTVVAISSVYETEPVGTPEGSGSFLNAVVLIDTTLTVHTLLDRALAIEDAFERERSEPGAPRTLDVDIIVVGDRVANDDSLTLPHPRAHERGFVLVPWLEIDPEGEIPGHGFVADLVSGVDASGITKREDVEIIL; encoded by the coding sequence GTGACCGAAGCACCCACGCCCTACGAGCTCGACGCCGACACGATGACCGGGGGAATGCGACCCATCCGTCAGGCCGTCCTGTCAATCGGCTCGAACCTCGGCGATCGTGCCGGCCGCCTGCAGGGCGCCGTGTCCGCCCTGGAGGACACTCCCGAGGTCACGGTCGTCGCGATCTCCTCGGTCTACGAGACCGAGCCCGTCGGTACGCCCGAAGGCTCGGGCTCCTTCCTCAACGCGGTCGTCCTCATCGACACCACGCTGACGGTGCACACGCTGCTCGACCGCGCCCTGGCGATCGAGGACGCGTTCGAGCGTGAGCGCAGCGAGCCCGGTGCCCCCCGCACGCTCGACGTCGACATCATCGTGGTCGGCGACCGCGTCGCCAACGACGACTCGCTCACCCTGCCGCACCCGCGCGCCCACGAGCGGGGCTTCGTGCTCGTGCCGTGGCTCGAGATCGATCCCGAGGGCGAGATCCCCGGTCACGGCTTCGTGGCCGACCTCGTGTCGGGCGTCGACGCCTCGGGCATCACCAAGCGCGAGGACGTCGAGATCATTCTGTGA
- the folE gene encoding GTP cyclohydrolase I FolE — protein MPVDQPRAEAAVRELLAALGEDPERDGLEDTPARVARSYTELLGGYDQDAKEVLSAVFEVGHRELVLVRDIELWSMCEHHMVPFFGVAHVGYIPGEHGHVTGLSKLARLVDVYARRLQVQERLTTQIAESIVEVLEPRGVIVVIEAEHLCMTMRGVAKAGARTITSAVRGQLLDPATRAEAMNLISR, from the coding sequence GTGCCCGTCGACCAACCCCGCGCCGAGGCGGCCGTCCGCGAACTGCTCGCAGCCCTCGGAGAGGATCCCGAGCGCGACGGACTCGAGGACACCCCGGCCCGTGTCGCCCGTTCGTACACCGAGCTGCTGGGCGGCTACGACCAGGACGCCAAGGAGGTGCTCTCCGCCGTCTTCGAGGTGGGGCACCGCGAGCTGGTCCTCGTGCGCGACATCGAGCTGTGGAGCATGTGCGAGCACCACATGGTGCCGTTCTTCGGCGTCGCCCATGTCGGCTACATCCCGGGTGAGCACGGCCATGTCACCGGGCTGTCCAAGCTCGCCCGCCTCGTCGACGTCTACGCCCGCCGGCTGCAGGTGCAGGAGCGCCTCACCACGCAGATCGCCGAGTCGATCGTGGAGGTCCTGGAGCCCCGGGGCGTCATCGTCGTCATCGAGGCCGAGCACCTGTGCATGACGATGCGCGGAGTCGCCAAGGCCGGCGCCCGCACCATCACCAGCGCCGTGCGCGGCCAGCTGCTCGACCCGGCCACCCGTGCCGAGGCGATGAACCTCATCAGCAGGTGA
- a CDS encoding DUF3180 family protein → MRKARRSSPLYVAVLIASGLVAGRLLPPLTVRLDGTSPPVPGWAAAVVLLCGAIAVGALAWGTWQNLHRRQRRFTADHAIRLLALAKAAVLVGGVFTGGYAGYALAYLGSSTELGELRFWRAGAAAAAALLLLIAALVLEWTCRLPSDDDEETASEAGPAPA, encoded by the coding sequence ATGAGGAAGGCCCGGCGCAGCTCGCCCCTCTACGTCGCGGTGCTCATCGCGTCGGGTCTCGTCGCCGGCCGTCTGCTGCCGCCCCTCACGGTGCGGCTCGACGGCACGTCTCCTCCGGTTCCCGGCTGGGCCGCCGCGGTCGTCCTGCTGTGCGGCGCCATCGCCGTCGGAGCCCTCGCGTGGGGCACGTGGCAGAACCTCCACCGGCGCCAGCGCCGTTTCACCGCCGACCATGCGATCCGCCTGCTGGCGCTGGCCAAGGCCGCCGTGCTCGTCGGAGGCGTGTTCACCGGCGGCTACGCGGGCTATGCGCTGGCCTACCTCGGCTCGTCCACCGAGCTCGGCGAGCTGAGGTTCTGGCGCGCCGGCGCCGCCGCGGCGGCGGCCCTGCTCCTGCTGATCGCCGCGCTCGTCCTCGAGTGGACCTGCCGTCTCCCGTCCGACGACGACGAGGAGACCGCGTCCGAGGCCGGCCCCGCTCCAGCCTGA
- the hpt gene encoding hypoxanthine phosphoribosyltransferase: MDTSHVEADLDLTQTLFTEEQIKARLAEMARQIEADYEGRDVLLVGVLKGAVMVMADLSRELNRHVEIDWMAVSSYAGTKSSGVVRILKDLDTDLDGRHVLIVEDIIDTGLTLSWLVANLKSRGPASVEIATLLRKPEALEMPVDVRYVGFDIPNAFVIGYGLDYDEKYRNLRSIGTLAKHMYS; this comes from the coding sequence GTGGACACCTCGCACGTCGAAGCCGACCTCGACCTGACCCAGACGCTCTTCACCGAGGAGCAGATCAAGGCCCGGCTGGCCGAGATGGCCCGCCAGATCGAGGCCGACTACGAGGGCCGCGACGTGCTGCTCGTCGGCGTGCTGAAGGGCGCGGTCATGGTGATGGCCGACCTCTCCCGCGAGCTGAACCGTCACGTCGAGATCGACTGGATGGCGGTGTCGTCGTACGCGGGCACCAAGTCCTCCGGCGTCGTTCGCATCCTCAAGGACCTCGACACCGACCTCGACGGCCGTCACGTCCTGATCGTCGAGGACATCATCGACACGGGCCTGACCCTGTCGTGGCTCGTCGCCAACCTGAAGTCGCGCGGCCCGGCCTCGGTCGAGATCGCCACCCTGCTGCGCAAGCCCGAGGCCCTCGAGATGCCCGTCGACGTCCGGTACGTCGGCTTCGACATCCCCAACGCCTTCGTGATCGGGTACGGACTCGACTACGACGAGAAGTACCGCAATTTGCGCAGCATCGGCACACTGGCCAAGCACATGTACTCCTGA
- the ftsH gene encoding ATP-dependent zinc metalloprotease FtsH, translated as MSIKSVFKGPWLWIILIAGVVIGVLSFSGSADGYREVKTATMVGYFNDAKIKDVTFVDGDQEVRATLKGDDEKKVKATWLGQDQGSQLVTQAQKMVDDDQMNAYNVKIPPKNTFLSVLLSFLPFVIFILIFLWLMNSMQGGGGRVMQFAKSKAKLMTKDTPQTTFADVAGCDEAIEELGEIKEFLQEPAKFQAVGAKIPKGVLLYGPPGTGKTLLARAVAGEAGVPFYSISGSDFVEMFVGVGASRVRDLFEQAKDNAPAIVFIDEIDAVGRHRGTGMGGGHDEREQTLNQLLVEMDGFDVRGGVILIAATNRPDVLDPALLRPGRFDRQIAVEAPDLAGRTQILKVHARGKPIAPGVDLEAVARRTPGFSGADLANVLNEAALLTARGAATTIDNEALDEAIDRVISGPQKRSRLMNEHERLVTAYHEGGHALVAAALPQSDPVHKITILPRGRALGYTMVLPDEDKYSQTRAELLDKLAYMLGGRAAEELVFHDPTTGAGNDIEKATSLARAMVTQYGMSERIGAVRFGEDNGQPFLGRDIGHSRNYSEDIAATIDDEISSLIAQAHQEAFDILVDNREVLDSLVRELMEKETLDKAEVARIFEALNRREIRPAWTGSETRLPSSQPPIVVPHRNGSGRDDREDGIVIGPDTGPDAPPVDEPQPGESPTI; from the coding sequence ATGAGCATCAAGAGCGTGTTCAAGGGACCGTGGCTGTGGATCATCCTGATCGCGGGCGTGGTCATCGGCGTGCTGTCGTTCTCCGGGTCCGCCGACGGGTACCGCGAGGTCAAGACCGCCACGATGGTGGGCTACTTCAACGACGCCAAGATCAAGGACGTCACCTTCGTCGACGGCGACCAGGAGGTCCGCGCGACCCTCAAGGGCGACGACGAGAAGAAGGTCAAGGCCACGTGGCTCGGCCAGGACCAGGGGTCCCAGCTCGTCACCCAGGCTCAGAAGATGGTCGACGACGACCAGATGAACGCCTACAACGTCAAGATCCCGCCGAAGAACACGTTCCTCTCGGTGCTGCTCAGCTTCCTGCCGTTCGTCATCTTCATCCTGATCTTCCTGTGGCTGATGAACTCGATGCAGGGCGGCGGCGGCCGGGTCATGCAGTTCGCCAAGTCCAAGGCGAAGCTGATGACCAAGGACACCCCGCAGACCACCTTCGCCGACGTCGCCGGGTGTGACGAGGCGATCGAGGAGCTCGGCGAGATCAAGGAGTTCCTGCAGGAGCCCGCCAAGTTCCAGGCCGTCGGCGCGAAGATCCCCAAGGGCGTGCTGCTCTACGGGCCGCCCGGCACCGGCAAGACCCTCCTCGCGCGCGCCGTCGCCGGCGAGGCGGGCGTCCCGTTCTACTCGATCTCCGGCTCGGACTTCGTCGAGATGTTCGTCGGCGTCGGCGCCAGCCGTGTGCGCGACCTGTTCGAGCAGGCCAAGGACAACGCCCCCGCGATCGTCTTCATCGACGAGATCGACGCCGTCGGCCGTCACCGCGGCACCGGCATGGGCGGCGGTCACGACGAGCGCGAGCAGACCCTCAACCAGCTGCTCGTCGAGATGGACGGCTTCGACGTGCGCGGCGGGGTCATCCTCATCGCCGCGACGAACCGTCCCGACGTGCTCGACCCCGCGCTGCTGCGCCCGGGTCGCTTCGACCGCCAGATCGCCGTGGAGGCCCCCGACCTGGCCGGCCGCACCCAGATCCTCAAGGTCCACGCCCGGGGCAAGCCCATCGCACCCGGCGTCGACCTCGAGGCCGTCGCGCGTCGCACCCCCGGCTTCAGCGGCGCCGACCTGGCCAACGTCCTGAACGAGGCCGCGCTGCTCACCGCGCGCGGTGCCGCCACGACGATCGACAACGAGGCGCTGGACGAGGCCATCGACCGCGTGATCTCCGGCCCGCAGAAGCGCTCGCGCCTCATGAACGAGCACGAGCGCCTCGTCACCGCCTACCACGAGGGCGGCCACGCCCTGGTGGCCGCGGCGCTGCCGCAGAGCGACCCCGTGCACAAGATCACGATCCTGCCGCGCGGTCGCGCCCTCGGCTACACGATGGTGCTGCCCGACGAGGACAAGTACAGCCAGACGCGCGCCGAGCTGCTCGACAAGCTGGCGTACATGCTCGGTGGCCGCGCCGCCGAGGAGCTGGTCTTCCACGACCCCACCACGGGCGCCGGCAACGACATCGAGAAGGCCACCAGCCTGGCCCGCGCGATGGTCACGCAGTACGGCATGAGCGAGCGCATCGGCGCCGTGCGGTTCGGCGAGGACAACGGCCAGCCGTTCCTGGGCCGCGACATCGGCCACTCGAGGAACTACTCCGAGGACATCGCCGCCACGATCGACGACGAGATCTCCTCGCTCATCGCGCAGGCCCACCAGGAGGCGTTCGACATCCTCGTGGACAACCGCGAGGTGCTCGACAGCCTCGTGCGCGAGCTGATGGAGAAGGAGACCCTCGACAAGGCCGAGGTCGCCCGCATCTTCGAGGCCCTGAACCGGCGCGAGATCCGCCCGGCCTGGACCGGCTCGGAGACCCGGCTCCCGTCGTCGCAGCCGCCCATCGTGGTGCCGCACCGCAACGGCTCCGGCCGCGACGATCGCGAGGACGGTATCGTCATCGGACCGGACACCGGCCCCGACGCACCTCCCGTCGACGAGCCCCAGCCGGGCGAGTCACCCACGATCTGA
- a CDS encoding nuclear transport factor 2 family protein has product MADVLAAHRAFYDAIETGDVDLMASLWVDDVATTCVHPGAPPLNGTGPILRSWTVLMAGVGYIQFFLTDVEVTLLPATDPTTAIVVCTENILSDAGSVESFNGGRAVATSILVRDAGRWRFFARHASPLIEPEDADT; this is encoded by the coding sequence GTGGCTGACGTCCTGGCCGCCCACCGCGCCTTCTACGACGCGATCGAGACCGGCGACGTCGACCTCATGGCGTCGCTGTGGGTCGACGACGTCGCCACCACCTGCGTGCATCCGGGAGCTCCACCGCTGAACGGCACCGGCCCGATCCTGCGCTCCTGGACCGTGCTGATGGCCGGCGTCGGCTACATCCAGTTCTTCCTGACCGACGTCGAGGTCACCCTGTTGCCGGCCACCGACCCGACCACGGCGATCGTCGTGTGCACCGAGAACATCCTCTCCGACGCGGGGTCGGTCGAGTCGTTCAACGGCGGTCGCGCGGTCGCCACGAGCATCCTCGTCCGCGATGCGGGACGATGGCGATTCTTCGCGAGGCACGCCTCGCCCCTGATCGAACCGGAGGACGCAGACACGTGA
- a CDS encoding glycosyltransferase, whose protein sequence is MSPSAAAPGEPATSFPDGAWFSVVGNVRLGAGGQTRMVLLRHRLFVAAGLDFPILTYNPVPSYEPIRAGLLADGLLLPESRMLNLHEDLRERDLGALPAVETCPIAPGSSTEDDVEDGYTWRRRHLDASGTETTWEYLRPDGTTYAFTPPDVMDGDTRVLDRSGRVVLAGEGLGDLWRWWTRQLAPEDGAVLLVSDSRFVAEELGLLDDPRFVLMHQMHNPHLRGDRRWDSPIEPSYASSLEHVDRFDALNTLTERQRHDLRLRFGDLPQFHVVANPVEAVEPPSPAPARVPGRIVVIARLHPQKQLDRAIDAFALVAPRHPTATLEIYGDGDEEERLRARAAQRDVADRVVFHGHVPDAADRLWEADLAWLTSRFEGYGLFILEARMRECPVLAFDVPYGPAEQIESGVDGVLVPAGDAARLAHATLDLLADRERLEAMRPRARAGAIAHGHESFLADWAQVARDALARKAERVDVGDVAVDFEGRSAVVWVDGEGDLGEVQLRWQAWQPGDDAPTDLTTSVEHEGMAFEIRAGRAPKGAHERLLLTWQNFSWQQAVPQRRWWQRGR, encoded by the coding sequence GTGTCGCCTTCCGCTGCTGCACCGGGCGAGCCGGCCACGAGCTTTCCCGACGGGGCCTGGTTCTCGGTCGTGGGCAACGTCCGCCTCGGCGCCGGCGGCCAGACCCGCATGGTCCTGCTGCGCCACCGCCTCTTCGTCGCGGCCGGGCTCGACTTCCCGATCCTGACGTACAACCCGGTGCCCTCGTACGAGCCGATCCGCGCGGGCCTGCTGGCCGACGGCCTGCTGCTGCCCGAGAGCCGGATGCTCAACCTGCACGAGGACCTCCGCGAGCGGGACCTGGGCGCGCTTCCCGCCGTCGAGACCTGCCCGATCGCGCCCGGCTCCAGCACCGAGGACGACGTCGAGGACGGCTACACGTGGCGGCGGCGCCATCTCGACGCCTCGGGCACCGAGACCACGTGGGAGTACCTGCGGCCCGACGGCACGACCTACGCGTTCACGCCCCCCGACGTGATGGACGGCGACACGCGCGTGCTCGACCGCAGCGGTCGCGTCGTGCTGGCCGGCGAAGGCCTCGGCGACCTGTGGCGCTGGTGGACCCGGCAGCTGGCTCCCGAGGACGGCGCGGTGCTCCTCGTGAGCGACAGCCGGTTCGTCGCTGAGGAGCTCGGCCTGCTGGACGACCCGCGCTTCGTGCTGATGCACCAGATGCACAACCCCCACCTGCGCGGCGATCGCCGCTGGGACTCGCCGATCGAACCCTCCTACGCGTCGTCGCTGGAGCACGTGGACCGGTTCGACGCGCTCAACACCCTCACCGAGCGCCAGCGGCACGACCTGCGGCTGCGGTTCGGCGACCTGCCGCAGTTCCACGTGGTGGCCAACCCGGTCGAGGCCGTCGAGCCGCCCTCCCCCGCACCGGCACGCGTGCCCGGACGCATCGTCGTGATCGCGCGCCTGCACCCGCAGAAGCAGCTGGACCGGGCGATCGACGCCTTCGCTCTGGTCGCCCCACGGCACCCCACCGCGACGCTGGAGATCTACGGCGACGGCGACGAGGAGGAGAGGCTGCGGGCCCGTGCCGCGCAGCGCGACGTGGCCGACCGGGTGGTCTTCCACGGGCACGTGCCCGATGCCGCCGACCGGCTCTGGGAGGCCGACCTCGCGTGGCTGACCAGCCGCTTCGAGGGCTACGGGCTGTTCATCCTCGAGGCGCGGATGCGCGAGTGCCCGGTACTGGCGTTCGACGTGCCCTACGGCCCGGCCGAGCAGATCGAGTCGGGCGTGGACGGGGTGCTCGTGCCCGCGGGTGACGCGGCCCGCCTGGCCCACGCGACGCTCGACCTGCTCGCCGACCGCGAGCGGCTCGAGGCGATGCGCCCGCGCGCCCGCGCCGGGGCCATCGCCCACGGCCACGAGTCGTTCCTCGCCGACTGGGCGCAGGTGGCGCGCGACGCACTGGCTCGCAAGGCCGAGCGTGTGGACGTGGGGGACGTCGCCGTGGACTTCGAGGGGCGCTCGGCCGTCGTCTGGGTGGACGGCGAGGGAGACCTCGGCGAGGTGCAGCTGCGCTGGCAGGCGTGGCAGCCGGGCGACGACGCCCCCACGGACCTCACCACATCCGTCGAGCACGAGGGCATGGCCTTCGAGATCCGGGCGGGCCGCGCACCGAAGGGCGCGCACGAGCGACTGCTGCTGACCTGGCAGAACTTCTCCTGGCAGCAGGCCGTGCCGCAGCGACGCTGGTGGCAGCGCGGCCGCTAG
- a CDS encoding zinc-dependent metalloprotease has product MIDWNVASSTARRLMKPGPDLSAAEVEDVVAELREASAIAEGPVREFTGLVPAYPTPVLVVDRPRWADANLAAFQVLMTPFNEKLAAEGKLPTGIPKAVGGRVTGAELGAIVAFLGGKVLGQFDPFAEGGHGPGRLLLVAPNIVHVERELNVDPADFRRWVCLHEETHRAQFTAVPWMRGHMLSQVDQLMDVTDVGGGAVTEMLSDALPELVRIVRGDSDKSLSDLFQNEQQREVVDRLTGLMSLLEGHADVVMDDIGPEIVPSVAEIRRKFTKRRASGSTLSKVFRRLLGYEAKMRQYSEGATFVRAVTDQVGKDGFDAVWAAPEHLPTRAEIVDPKSWVARVHG; this is encoded by the coding sequence ATGATCGACTGGAACGTCGCCAGCTCCACGGCCCGGCGCCTCATGAAGCCCGGGCCCGACCTGAGCGCGGCGGAGGTCGAGGACGTCGTCGCCGAGCTGCGCGAGGCCTCGGCGATCGCCGAGGGGCCCGTGCGCGAGTTCACCGGACTGGTCCCCGCCTACCCGACGCCCGTGCTCGTGGTCGACCGCCCGCGCTGGGCCGACGCCAACCTCGCCGCGTTCCAGGTCCTGATGACCCCGTTCAACGAGAAGCTCGCCGCCGAGGGCAAGCTGCCCACCGGCATCCCGAAGGCCGTCGGCGGGCGCGTCACCGGCGCCGAGCTGGGCGCGATCGTGGCGTTCCTCGGTGGCAAGGTGCTGGGCCAGTTCGACCCGTTCGCCGAGGGTGGACACGGCCCCGGGCGCCTGCTGCTGGTGGCACCGAACATCGTGCACGTCGAGCGCGAGCTGAACGTCGATCCCGCCGACTTCCGGCGCTGGGTGTGCCTGCACGAGGAGACGCACCGCGCGCAGTTCACCGCGGTGCCGTGGATGCGCGGCCACATGCTGAGCCAGGTCGACCAGCTGATGGACGTCACCGACGTCGGCGGGGGAGCGGTGACGGAGATGCTCTCCGACGCGCTGCCCGAGCTGGTGCGCATCGTCCGCGGCGACTCGGACAAGTCCCTCTCGGACCTGTTCCAGAACGAGCAGCAGCGCGAGGTGGTCGACCGGCTGACCGGGCTGATGTCGCTGCTGGAGGGCCACGCGGACGTCGTGATGGACGACATCGGCCCCGAGATCGTGCCGAGCGTCGCCGAGATCCGCCGCAAGTTCACCAAGCGCCGGGCCTCCGGCTCGACGCTGTCGAAGGTGTTCCGCCGGCTGCTCGGCTACGAGGCCAAGATGCGCCAGTACAGCGAGGGCGCCACGTTCGTCCGCGCCGTCACCGACCAGGTCGGCAAGGACGGCTTCGACGCCGTCTGGGCCGCGCCCGAGCACCTGCCCACGCGCGCCGAGATCGTCGACCCGAAGTCCTGGGTCGCCCGCGTGCACGGCTGA
- the folB gene encoding dihydroneopterin aldolase has product MTDQHPGDRIELRGLSAVGHHGVFDHERRDGQTFVVDLVLSVDLEPAAVSGDLTRTVHYGELAEEVHAIITGDPVDLIETLALRIVSVCLGHEPVRWVSVTVHKPEAPIEVAFTDVTVTMERSKL; this is encoded by the coding sequence GTGACCGACCAGCACCCGGGGGACCGGATCGAGCTCCGAGGGCTCTCGGCCGTGGGCCACCACGGCGTTTTCGACCATGAGCGCAGGGACGGCCAGACGTTCGTCGTCGACCTCGTGCTGTCGGTCGACCTCGAGCCCGCGGCGGTCTCGGGCGACCTGACCCGCACCGTGCACTACGGCGAACTCGCCGAGGAGGTGCACGCGATCATCACGGGGGACCCCGTGGATCTCATCGAGACGTTGGCCCTCCGTATAGTGAGCGTGTGTCTGGGCCATGAGCCCGTCCGCTGGGTCAGTGTGACGGTGCACAAGCCCGAGGCGCCGATCGAGGTGGCGTTCACCGATGTCACCGTGACGATGGAGCGGAGCAAGCTGTGA